In one window of Leifsonia sp. NPDC080035 DNA:
- a CDS encoding ATP-binding cassette domain-containing protein, which translates to MTASTPLLTAENVVVDYGQRRGSFRALKEVSIEVGAGECVGLVGESGSGKSTLGKAILGLVPVTSGTITFDGCDITRLKGAKRRELASSIQVVFQDPYGSLNPAMTIGDILAEPLTTAGTGRRQARASVAEMLERVKLPANVLDRYPKEFSGGQRQRIAIARALVRKPRLIVCDEPVSALDLTTQATIIDLFIDLQRDTGVSYLFVSHDLGVVRRICHRVAVMYRGEIVETGDGEQITRDPQHPYSRRLLTASPIADPVKQAERRAAWLKLREQAA; encoded by the coding sequence CTGAAGGAGGTGTCGATCGAGGTCGGGGCGGGGGAGTGCGTCGGGCTCGTCGGCGAGTCCGGCTCCGGCAAGTCGACGCTCGGCAAGGCGATCCTCGGGCTGGTGCCGGTCACCAGCGGCACGATCACGTTCGACGGCTGCGACATCACCCGGCTGAAGGGCGCGAAGCGGCGGGAGCTCGCCTCCAGCATCCAGGTCGTCTTCCAGGACCCGTACGGGTCGCTGAACCCCGCGATGACCATCGGCGATATCCTCGCAGAGCCGCTCACCACGGCGGGGACCGGGCGCAGGCAGGCCAGGGCGTCCGTCGCCGAGATGCTCGAGAGGGTCAAGCTTCCCGCGAACGTGCTCGACCGGTACCCCAAGGAGTTCTCCGGCGGCCAGCGCCAGCGCATCGCGATCGCCCGCGCCCTGGTGCGCAAACCCCGGCTGATCGTCTGCGACGAGCCGGTCAGCGCTCTCGACCTGACCACGCAGGCGACGATCATCGACCTGTTCATCGACCTGCAGCGCGACACCGGGGTCTCCTACCTGTTCGTCTCGCACGACCTCGGCGTCGTCCGCCGCATCTGCCACCGCGTCGCGGTGATGTACCGCGGCGAGATCGTGGAGACCGGGGACGGCGAGCAGATCACGCGCGACCCGCAGCATCCATACTCCCGGCGGCTGCTGACGGCCTCGCCGATCGCGGACCCGGTCAAGCAGGCCGAGCGTCGCGCGGCGTGGCTGAAGCTGCGGGAGCAGGCGGCGTGA